ATTATCTGTTCAGCCATATGCCCCACCACGATTACTATCTCATCAATCTCATCCAGTGAAGCAGCTGTGTTCAAGCTGTGCTCAATCAAGGGTTTGCTCAGAAACTCAAGCATACACTTGTTTTGCTCCTTGGTCTGGGCTCTAAGTCTTTTACCGGCTCCGGCTGCGAGTATTAAGGCTTTCATTATCAGAACTCGAATGTGTCGTCTTCAGCGAACAGGCCCTTGAGATCTTCTGAAGTGGGCTATTTAATCAGCAAACAGACTGGTATAAAAATCCACGGTTGCCTGCCGTGTCAGCGAGGGGTGAAAGGGTTTGGATGCTTCAAGAGCCAGCGTACAGGCTTTATCGTATTCATCCGGATCATCCAGCAGCCGGCATATGGCATCAAGCCAGGGTCTGGCCTGTTCCTCGGTGGGCATCGTGCTGAAATCGTCATTGCATCCCGGTGGGTTGGGCAGGCAAATTCCGCCGCCATTTAGCTGTTCCGGGATACCTCCACGGTCACTTGCTATTACCGGTATGCCGTTAAGCTGAGCTTCTGCCACGATCCGACCTGATGCTTCCTGCCAGAATGCTGGAAAAAGAAGTATGCTGGTACGCTGATATACCCGGCGCATATCGCTTTGATTGGGCATCCAGAAAACATTGGCTATTCCCCCAGGATCAATACGGAACTTTTTAATCCACTCAGACCTGGTCAATCGGCCTTCCAGAACCAGAAAAGTAATATCTGGTCGGTTATGAAAAGCCATGTTTACAAGTCTCAAAAACAGAGTTCCGCCTTTGACCGGAGAAGGATTGACGTAGGTTACAAAGCCTTTCCGGCGCAAAACATCCCGCCCCGCAAAGCTCTGATCTATATCAGTCTGAATAAACTGTTCGCTGATCGTGTCCCGAAGAGCAACAGGACGAATGCCAAGCCTTTCCCGGTACAGGTCTCTGAGAAACATGCTTGGACATATTACCACATCCATGGAGGAAAACACCTCTGGGTCATGATATGAGTCATTTGCCAGAAAAAATACCATTTTGCGTGTAAGCTTGCGGGCAATATTCTGTAAATCCCTGCTCAGCGGTGAGCTTCCATAGGTGATGACCAGATCAAAGAAATTTTCCTTAAGAGCTTTCTGCAGAATCATTGCCAGACTATTTGCTTCCTGCTGTGTAAGGTTAGCCCCGACAGTGCTCCTTGTATGCAATATGTGATGACGTACTCCGGAGTAATCAAGAACTATGCATTTTCCTTGATGTTCCGGCCTGGCGCCTTCAGGGCCGAAGATCCGAACTTTGGGATACTCGGCATTGCCGTCACATAAAGAGGCAGTTACCGCATGGCACTCCCAGCCTGCCGCAGCCAGGTTTTCCAAGTGGGTACGTACTGAAAGCGCAGCACCGCTACGCTGGTCCAGCAGGCACATGGTTGAAACAAATAGTGCTTTAAATGGCATGGTCGATACTTCTGCAAAGTATATCTTTGCCAAATAAAGAATATATATCTATATCTTTCACAGTGACTTCCAGATTTTGTAACACATCCAGGCGTGGCATAATATAATAAAGCATAAGCAAGTTAAGAGATGGTTAGCGGGAGGGGTGGTGCGTGTCAAGAATATAAACCTGGTACAGTTCACAGTGCTTCACTGAGTTCTGTATTTTGATCAAACTGCTTCAGCTGTCCTTGAACACCTCGTCCACGCTCTTGGCGTCCAGGATGCGTTCGGCCCAGAGGTCGAGTTGTTCGGGGGTGGCTTTGCGGAGTTGCTCCTGGAGGTGAAAATCCAGGATGTTTTGGCCGAAGCGTTTGGTGATTTGGCGCTGGATGATGTATTGGAGCCCTTCATTACGGCCTTCGACACGGCCTAAATCTTTGATGTATTGTGCGAGCATGGCGGTCTCCTTGTGTTCAATGATGTCATCGTACAGGGCTTTTTGCTCTTCGGGCTGCACCTCTGCGTAAACATCGATGAAAT
This genomic interval from Desulfonatronum thioautotrophicum contains the following:
- a CDS encoding DUF4351 domain-containing protein, with translation WRKDVPRQLESRFAGTTFLHFEYVHLKLFALNAKDYYTVNNPVAKILMPKMQYPPSERLEVLRHAYLGLFQLASRAHFEKYVDFIDVYAEVQPEEQKALYDDIIEHKETAMLAQYIKDLGRVEGRNEGLQYIIQRQITKRFGQNILDFHLQEQLRKATPEQLDLWAERILDAKSVDEVFKDS
- a CDS encoding sugar phosphate nucleotidyltransferase yields the protein MKALILAAGAGKRLRAQTKEQNKCMLEFLSKPLIEHSLNTAASLDEIDEIVIVVGHMAEQIINTYGTSYQGKKIKYKIQSPLKGVVAAIEAAKPYLDGEEF
- a CDS encoding glycosyltransferase family 4 protein produces the protein MPFKALFVSTMCLLDQRSGAALSVRTHLENLAAAGWECHAVTASLCDGNAEYPKVRIFGPEGARPEHQGKCIVLDYSGVRHHILHTRSTVGANLTQQEANSLAMILQKALKENFFDLVITYGSSPLSRDLQNIARKLTRKMVFFLANDSYHDPEVFSSMDVVICPSMFLRDLYRERLGIRPVALRDTISEQFIQTDIDQSFAGRDVLRRKGFVTYVNPSPVKGGTLFLRLVNMAFHNRPDITFLVLEGRLTRSEWIKKFRIDPGGIANVFWMPNQSDMRRVYQRTSILLFPAFWQEASGRIVAEAQLNGIPVIASDRGGIPEQLNGGGICLPNPPGCNDDFSTMPTEEQARPWLDAICRLLDDPDEYDKACTLALEASKPFHPSLTRQATVDFYTSLFAD